The sequence ACCAGGCCTGTGGTTGAGGCTGGGGAGAAGCTCGGGTTCCTGCCGGGCGACCTTTACGAAAAGATAAACCCGTACCTAAAGCCTCTTTATGACGCATTTTTTGCCATGCTCGGGCATGAGAAGTTCAGATTCCTTAAAGAAGACGACGCTATCGAGATAGTCCCTCTTGCCTATATGAGAGGCAGGACCCTCGACGATGCATTTATTATACTTGATGAAGCCCAAAACACCACTACGGAGCAAATGAAGATGCTCCTTACAAGGATGGGAGCCGGCAGCAAGGTAGTTGTTACGGGAGATGTCACCCAGATCGACCTTGAAGCAAAAAAACAGTCCGGGCTTGTTATGGCCCGGAAGGTTTTAGACCTTGTTGAAGGTATACGGTTCGTAAATTTTTCTGAAGAAGATGTAGTGCGGCATGAACTTGTAAAAAAAGTTATCAAAGCTTATGAGAAATGGGAAACAGGAGAAAATCAACAAGTTTCCGAAGGGAAATATGTTTAAAAATTCTTTTATTTCATCATTCAGAAAAGTTCTTCTCGGTCTGCTTAAGTGGACAGAAAAAGTCCAGGACGTCCAGTCCGTGGTAAGAGGCAAACAGAATTTATGGCAGAAAGAAATAGTTTTGCCTAAACTTCTGATTTCAACGGTAAGTTTTATAATCGTCACCGGGATCCTTGTCCTGGGAATAACTTTCTCGCCTTTAAAAATAATAGGGCTTATATTCCTTCTTTTAATGTGCTTTATATTTTTGAGCTTGTACCTGCAAAAGGACAGGGCGTATCTTTTGGAAGACAGCGAAGCGCTGATGCTTTTGGCGATAGTTTTTATCATAGCTGTGTTCTCCATGCTGATCTTTAAAGTCTGGAACCTGTTTGAAAGGCCGATGATAATGGCTACTCCTATGGCGGCTTTTGCCGTGATCATAGGCATCTTACTCTCTAAAAGGCTTGCGGTCGTTGTTTCTATCATATTATGCGTTATTTTATCTGCTATAAATGATTTTAATTTAAGGTTTTTCTTTGTTCATTTTTTCGGTTCTTTGGCCGGCATATATTCTATCCCGATGATCCGTAACAGGGGCGATCTGACGAAAGTCGGGGTAAGGATTTCCCTTGTCAATGTTATGGGTATAGTCACCGTATGGCTTTTTTACAATAATGATGTTATTAATTTGAAAAATTTTTCTACGGATATTTCCTATGGGATCGCAAGCGGTATACTTTCAGTAGTTATTATCCTTGCCACTCTTCCTTACCTTGAAGTTTTTTTCTCGCGCACAACGAACATCAAACTGCTTGAACTTGCAGATTTTAACAGGCCGCTTTTAAAACGTCTTATGCTGGAAGCTCCGGGAACATACCACCATTCATTGATAGTAGCTTCCCTGGCCGAACAGGCGGCGGAAGCGATAGGGGCGAACTCGCTCCTTGCCAGGATAGGAGCCTATTATCATGACATAGGAAAGCTCGTTAAACCGGAATATTTCATAGAAAACCAGCAGACTATGGGAAATCCGCACGACCCTTTGGCTCCCAGCATGTCAAGCCTTGTTGTGATATCTCATGTCAAGGAAGGAGTTGCTTTAGCCCGTGCAGCCGACCTTGATAAAGTCATAATAGGCTGTATAGAACAACACCAGGGCACATCGCTGATACATTATTTTTATCACAGGGCGCTTGAGAAAAATGCCGATATAAATGCGGAGAATTTCCGCTATCCCGGGCCAAAACCAAAAAGCAAGGAAACAGCGATATTAATGCTAGCTGATTCAGCCGAGGCTGCCAGCCGTGCGCTCGACGACCCGTCGCCGTCCAGGCTAAGGGATATGGTGGAAAAGATAATTAACAACAAATTTACGGACGGCCAGTTTTCCGAATGCCCTATAACCCTTCATGACTTGAGCAATATAGCGGAGAGCCTTGTGCTGACTTTAAACGGTATATTTCATGCACGCATAGAATATCAAGAGTCAAACGGATCGGATGAGAAGAAAAAAGAATAAAAAACTTAGCAGGAACCCTCTATAAAAATGCATCTGCCGAATAATTATAAAAAAATCAAGATAAAAAGAGGCATAAATTTATTCAATTTCAATGAAAAATCAAGGCCCGGCCTTGCTAAAGCCGCAAAAAGGACACTGCTTGAGAAAAAATACCTGAAGCTCGGCGTGGTCAATGTAGTGCTGGTGGGCGATAAGGAGATAAAAAGATTAAATAAAAAATACAGGAAAGTTAACAGGGTAACTGATGTTATATCTTTTTTAGAGAACCAAAAACCGTTGTTCGGCGATATCTATATAGCAAAAGAAAGATCTAAAAGACAGGCGCTGCAGTACGGCCATACCTGGCAGGAAGAATTAATGTACCTTGTTATACACGGTATTTTGCATCTTTTCGGGAACAGGGACTATCTGCCGGCCCAGCGGAAAAAGATGTTTTCAAAGCAAGATAAGATATTTAAAGTGCTAGTAAATTAAAATGCTTATATTCTCAGGTTCTGTAGTAATAATCCTTCTTTTTCTTTTGTCTGCGTTCTGGTCTGGCTCTGAGATAGCCCTGACGAGCCTTTCAAAATACAGGATAAAAAAAATAATCGCATTAAAGAAGTCTCTGTCCGGGCCTCTCAAGCAGTGGCTCAAGTCGCCGTACTATCTGTTGACGACTATCCTTGTAGGAAATACCATAACGAACCTTACTCTTAGTTTTTTTGCTACCGTGCTTGTACTGCATGCCTTTTTACCTTCAGATACTTCTTCGAATAAGCTTGGGATATTCGGCTTTATAACTAACCGCGAGTTCCTGGAGTTCGTTGTGTGGATAAGCATAACGTTTTTGCTGCTTATTTTCGGAGAAGTTACTCCAAAGATATACTGCCGTTCCAACCCTGAAAAAATCACTTTTTTTGCCCTGCCGGTATTATCGCGCATAGCAAATATATTCATACCTTTGATCTGGCCTGTAAAACAGGCCATAAGGCTGATTTTCCCTAAGGCCGAGTTGTTCCCTGTAGGAAAGATGACCGCCCTAAGCATGGACGAGACAAAGGAACTGATAAGGGAAGCGGGCCAGTCCGGGATGCTCGCAGGCGAAACAAGCCAGATGCTTGAGCGGGTGTTGAAACTCGGCGACTTTAGTATAGATAAGATAATGACAACGCTTGATAAAGTCGAAGCAGTAAATATAGATCAAAGCCAGGAGAGATTCCTTGACCTGATAGTTGAAACCGGACGCAGCCGCGTACCTGTTTACCATACTTCCGTTAACAGGATTGCGGGTTTTATTCATACAAAAGACCTGCTTGAACTCTGGCAGGGCGTCAGCGAGATAGAGATAGACGATCTGATACGGCCTCCTTATTTCGTGTCAAAGAACAAAAAGATATATGACCTGATGAAAGAGCTGCAGTCCGGCAGGACCCACATGGCTTTTGTTACGGACGAAATGGAAAATCTTGTAGGCGTAGTTACCCTGGAAGATATCCTTGAAGAGATAGTAGGCGAAATACTCGACGAATATGACCTAAAGGAAAAAAACGAGCAATGAACGTTTTGATAGTTAAATTATCCCTGTTCTGTATATTCTTGCTGCTTGTAGCGTTCTTTTCTGCCATTGAAACCGCCCTGACAAGCCTGTCTCCGCTCAATTTAAAAAACCTTAAAGCAAAATATCCTTTGATCGAGAGGCAGTTCCTGTTCTGGGAAACAAGGCCGAACGAACTGCTTGTAACGATACTTATCGGTATAAACATGGCTATTATCGGTTCGGGTGTCCTGTCCACGTCCATAGCCATTGACCTGTCGGAAAAATATTCTTCTTTCCGTCATACTATTTTAGCCGCTGTCCCAATAATCTCGACCATCCTGATATTGGTCTGGTGTGAGATAATACCTAAAATATTCAGCCGTTACAGGTCGGAAACAGTCGCGAGTTTCGGCATCACATACCTGGCGCTGTTTAAAAAGATATTTACTCCGGTCTCAGACCTTTTGCTTGAGATAGCAAAAAGGATAATAACGTACCTTACAGGGCAGCAATCAAGAGAGATACCTTTCTTAAGGCCTGAGGAACTGAAGATACTCCTTTCTTTAGACGATACGCCACTGTCGAGCCCTGCAAGGAAGATCATGAACAATATCCTTGATTTTGGAAAGACCAGGATCAGCCGTGTAATGATACCCAGGGAACATATCCAGGCTGTGAACCTGGAAGGTGATGTAAATACGGTAATAAAACAGATCATTGAAAAAGGGTATTCCCGCGTTCCTGTGTACAGGAAAGACCTTGACAATATTGTCGGAATTATTTATAGTAAAGACTTGAATTTATCACTCAGGAGCGGGTCTTTATTCCTTCTGGAAGACTTGATAAGGCCGGTTTATTTTGTGCCAGAATCGGCAAGGATAGACAAAGTTTTAAGGGAGTTCAAAACAGGCCATCAGCATCTTGCCGTAGTCGTAAACGAGTTCGGCACTATGGTAGGGCTTGCCACTATCGAAGACCTTGTGGAAGAGATAGTGGGCGATATCTGGGATGAATACGATATACAGGAAAAAACGATATTTCCTCTGCCCGACGGGTTTTATATTTTAAGGGCTAATGAGTTGCTTGAAAAGGTAAATGACGAATTGAAACTCAGCCTTCCTTCCAGGGAATTTACTACTGTAAGCGGCTGGGTGCTTGACCTCTTCGGAAGGATCCCTAAAGTAGGCGAGACGATAACCTGGGGCGACGTAAAACTTGAGATCGCAGATGCAACAAAGAAAAAGATCACGAAGGTTAAGATTAAAAAACTAAGCTAAAGCTTAGCTTCAATTTAAAAAATATGTACCAAAACTCATTCGGTCTTATTTTAAAAGCAAGCGTCTTGAACGAAGCCGATAAACTTCTGACCATATACACCCGTCAATGGGGGAAGATCTTTGCGGTTGCGCCGGGTGCAAAAAAGATAAAGGCAAAATATATCGGTGCGACTGAGCCGATCATAGAAACTGATTTTATGTTCTATTTTACTTCCAGTACTTCAAGGCCGAAAGTAACAGGCGCAAAAATATTGAACAGTTTTCCCTGTCTTACGAAAAACTGGAGGCGCCATTTCATAGCCCAGTACTGTGCTGAAATATGCGATAAGCTTACGCCTCTGCAGTCACAAAACCTGTCTAAGTACGACCTGCTCCACCGCAGCTGGAAATTGCTTGAAACCGCGGATAACCCGTGGCGTATCTATATAGCCTATGCGCTGCGGTTTTTAAAACTCTCAGGGTATGATTTCTCGGAATATATAAAAAAAGAAGATTCTTATATGACCAAAGATGAAACGGAAGTTATCAGGCATCTTTCTATTTTCTCAGGAGATGATATAGATAAAAATCTGTCCATAGAACAGGAAATGGAAGAAACTTTGATGAAAAAAATAGATAATTTCATAGCCTATTACCTTCACCATAACCTGTCAACAAAAAAACAATGGCAGAAACTAATTTACGCATAGCGTTTAGCGGGTAGCGTATAGCGGATAGTAACTGCAAAGTCTTTGTTTTTGGTTTTTCTATACGCTAAACGCTATACGCTCTACGCTAATATTTGAGGTGTTACGATGACTTTTCAGGAAATAATAATGACGCTTGAAAGATTTTGGGCAAAACAGGGATGCCTGATCTGGCAGCCTTACGACCTGGAAAAAGGAGCAGGTACGTTCAACCCTGCGACTTTCCTCCGGTGCCTGGGCCCCGAGCCTTGGTCGGTCGCTTATGTTGAGCCGTCAAGAAGGCCGGCAGATGGCAGGTACGGCGAAAACCCGAACCGGCTCCAGCATTACTACCAGTATCAGGTGCTGTTAAAACCTGCGCCTTCGGACATTCAAGCTATGTATCTAGACAGCCTTAATGTTATAGGACTAAACCCTAAAAAACACGATATACGTTTTGTGGAGGATGACTGGGAATCTCCTACTCTGGGAGCCTGGGGGCTTGGCTGGGAAGTATGGCTGGACGGCATGGAAATAACCCAGTTCACTTATTTTCAGCAGGTGGGGAGCATCGATTTAAACCCCATTTCCGTAGAAATAACTTACGGGCTTGAACGGCTCTGCATGTATTCTCAAAAAAAGGACAATGTGTATGACATTATGTGGACACCAGAAGTTACATACGGCAAGGTACACCTCGAAGACGAAAAACAGTGGTCAAAATATAATTTTGAAGAGGCGAACGTTGAGCTGTTAAGGAAGCATTTCACGGAATGGGAAGAAGAGGCAAAGAAACTCCTTGATAAGGACCTTGTCCTGCCTGCCTATGATGCAGTAATGAAATGCTCCCACTTATTTAACCTGCTTGAAGCGCGGGGCTCCATTTCCGTTACGGATAGAACGGCGTTCATAGCAAAGGTAAGGAACCTGGCACGAGGGGTCGCGGAGAAATATATAGCTCAAAATTCAATGCAAAATGCAAAATGAAAAATTCAAAATTAAGGTATCATCTTTGGCGGTTTATTTAGATAATCACGCTCTGGCGGGATACAATAATTCTGCATTTTTCAATTTTCATTTTGCAGTTAAGTTAAGTCGCTTTTGCGATCCTAACTTGAAAGGGTATTAATCATGACAAAAGATGCGCTTTTAGAGATAGGTACTGAAGAAATACCGGCATCGTACATAGAACCTGCCATGGAACAGTTAGGTGAAACAATAAAAAAATCCCTTGAACTCCACCAGCTGCCCTACCAGGAAATTAGGTCCTATGCGACGCCGAGAAGGCTTTGTGTTGTAATTAAAAAGCTCAATGAAAAAACCCAGGACAGGCTGGAAGAATATTCAGGCCCCATGTTAACCATAGCGAAGGATCAAAACGGGGCTTACACCCAGGCTGCCAGAGGCTTCGCGTCAAAATACAATGTAAGTGTAGAAAAACTTATTATAAAGAAAAAAGAAAAAGGCGAATATGTCTGCATAGAGAAAAAAATACCGGGCAGAAAAGCAGAGGATCTGCTTAAGGAGGTCTTCCCTGACGCGATAAAAAAACTTTCTTTTCCTAAAAGCATGGTCTGGGAAGAATCGGGTTTCAGGTTTGCCCGGCCTATAAGGACAGTTATTGCGCTTTTTGCAAATAAAGTAATAAAGTTTTCTGTTGCAGGAGTAAAATCGAATAATTATACCTTCGGCCTCCACACCATATCAAGAAAAAAAATAACCATCTCTACGCCTGAACGCTATGAAACGGAGCTCCGCAATAATTGTGTCCTGATGGACCAGAAAAAAAGAAGGGCGGAGCTTGAACGGGTAATGGAAAATGCGACAAAGCATATGAAGGGAGATGTGGTTGTTGACCAGGACCTGCTTAGAGAAGTAAATTACCTGGTGGAACACCCCGTCGCTATAGTGGGCACATTTGACGAGAAATACCTGAAGCTTCCGCAGGAAGTCCTTATCAACTGCATGAGGAAAAAACAAAAATTCTTTCCTGTAATAAATAAAAAAGAATTAACAAATCATTTCATAGGTATCCGCAACGGCATATCCGAGAACCAGAATGTAGTAAAAGAAGGGTACGAACGGGTGTTGTCTGCAAGGCTCTCGGATGCGGAGTTCTTCTTTCACCAGGATACTAAAAGGCCTTTGGCCGAGAAAGCAGAAAAACTCAAAGGCGTAGTATTCCACGACAAACTTTTAGGCGATAGGACGATGTTCGGCAAAATAAACAGGGTAAAGAAGATAGCTTCTTTCCTGAACGATAGGCTTAACGATAATGTGAAAGTTGACGGTTCAAGAATCGAAAGGGCGTGCATGCTGTTAAAAGCAGACCTTGTAACAGAAATGGTCTTTGAATTCCCCGAGATGCAGGGTGTTATAGGCCGCATATATGCGGAACACGACAATGAGGATAAAGATGTCTCACAGGCTGTGGAAGAGCATTACTGGCCCCTTGTAAACGACGGGAAACTGCCTAAAACCGGTCTCGGCACTATCCTGGCGTTGAGCGATAAGCTGGACACGCTTACCGGCTATTTCTCCGTAGGCATACAGCCGAGCGGCTCAGCAGACCCTTACGGCCTGCGCAGGCTCGCTGCCGGGATATTAAGGATACTTATTGAGAAACAGTTTCCTGTAAGGATAAAAGAACTCATTGATATCCTAAAAAGCAGCGGCTGGCAGATCAGTCAGGAAGTTGAAAAAAGCATAAAAGATTTTTTAAAACTTAGGATAGAGAATATCTTTGAAACAAAAGGTTATAAATTCGACGAAGTCCGCTCTGTACTTGCTACGGAAGACGACGACCTTCTTGATATACAGAACCGCCTGGAAGCGTTAAAAAAGATACGCAAGCTGCCTGATTTTGAGCCGCTGGCCACAGCTTTCAAGCGTACGGCAAATATCTTAAAACAGGCAAAAAAGAATAACTTTGAAATCCCGGGCACCGTAGATGAGAACCTGTTCAAAGAGGAAGCGGAAAAGAAACTATTTTTAAGTATATACAATTTAGAAAACAATCTCAAAGTTTCTCTGGATAACAAGGACTATATGGCCGTGTTAAAACAGATGGTAACCATAAAACCCGACGTTGATGAGTTTTTTGTCAAAGTAATGGTAATGGCAGAAGATATAAGCCTCAGGGCAAACCGCCTTGCTGTTTTAAAGTATATTGAGAATTTATTCTTTAAAGTGCTTGATTTTTCTCAATTACAATAAATATTAGCGTATAGCGTTTAGCGTGGAGTGTATAGAAGAAATGAAAAGAAACGGCAATACCTTAATCAAAGATGATTTTAGGGATTTTATAAATTTATTGAATAAACACAAAGTTGATTATTGTATCACCGGAGCTTATGCCGTGTCTTTTCACTCTGAACCGCGGGCCACAAGAGATATTGATTTTTATATAGCACATACAAAAGATAATTCTAAAAGGGCGGCGCTTGCCATAAAGGAATTTGCCGGCGCTGAAGTTGACAAGAACTATTTCAATACAGATGAGGTCGTTATTTTGCGTATCGGAATCGAGCCAAACCAAATAGAATTAGCAAACGGATTAACCGGCTTAAAAGATGATGAAATAATTAAGCATCGTGTAAAAGGAAAATATAGTGATGTAACCGCATATTATATAGGCATGGATGAGCTTATAAAGAACAAAGCTATTGTAAAAAATATGCCTCATAGAGGGAGAAAAAAAGGGACAGATTCAACAGACTATGAGACATTGAGACTAATTAAAAAAAAGCTTATAAAAATGGGCACAGTTAATGAATAAAATGCAAATTAAGTTTTATCATTCATACAAAGAAGCAGACGCTGATATGCTTAAAGATTCCTTGTTAATGAAACCTGAAGAACGAGTTGCAGCCATGAATGCAATCAGAAAAAGAGTTTATGCGTTGAAAGGGATAAAGGCTGACAATGAGGTTATTAAAACCATTTCTTACGGAAAAAGGTAACTGACATTAGGAAATCCGCAACACAGGGACTAAAACAGCATAACCGGATTTATTAAGATTTTAAAAAGCATGAAATATTCAGTAATTTTATCAATAGTAACTGCGCTATCAGCAATTATGGGTGGGGTATTTGGAGCTTATTTCCAATCTCGTTTTCAACATAAAAAGGAAGTTGAGGAAGATATTCATCAGTTGAAACGAAAAAGGTATGGTTCAATTTTAATCCAGATGCTT comes from Candidatus Liberimonas magnetica and encodes:
- a CDS encoding PhoH family protein — its product is MVTKKIFLKSSDEVLHLLGQQDENLRRLERDYGVQIFVRQGGSTGDFSLVVRGGSGKVDKVLSQLECMREKRNDFPSLEKEKKPLHVVQPVQAGSGVIYVTYQGKNIKPRSEHQKKYVEYINKYDIVMAVGPAGTGKTFLAVACALDFLQSGKVGRIVLTRPVVEAGEKLGFLPGDLYEKINPYLKPLYDAFFAMLGHEKFRFLKEDDAIEIVPLAYMRGRTLDDAFIILDEAQNTTTEQMKMLLTRMGAGSKVVVTGDVTQIDLEAKKQSGLVMARKVLDLVEGIRFVNFSEEDVVRHELVKKVIKAYEKWETGENQQVSEGKYV
- a CDS encoding HDIG domain-containing protein; translation: MFKNSFISSFRKVLLGLLKWTEKVQDVQSVVRGKQNLWQKEIVLPKLLISTVSFIIVTGILVLGITFSPLKIIGLIFLLLMCFIFLSLYLQKDRAYLLEDSEALMLLAIVFIIAVFSMLIFKVWNLFERPMIMATPMAAFAVIIGILLSKRLAVVVSIILCVILSAINDFNLRFFFVHFFGSLAGIYSIPMIRNRGDLTKVGVRISLVNVMGIVTVWLFYNNDVINLKNFSTDISYGIASGILSVVIILATLPYLEVFFSRTTNIKLLELADFNRPLLKRLMLEAPGTYHHSLIVASLAEQAAEAIGANSLLARIGAYYHDIGKLVKPEYFIENQQTMGNPHDPLAPSMSSLVVISHVKEGVALARAADLDKVIIGCIEQHQGTSLIHYFYHRALEKNADINAENFRYPGPKPKSKETAILMLADSAEAASRALDDPSPSRLRDMVEKIINNKFTDGQFSECPITLHDLSNIAESLVLTLNGIFHARIEYQESNGSDEKKKE
- the ybeY gene encoding rRNA maturation RNase YbeY, whose translation is MHLPNNYKKIKIKRGINLFNFNEKSRPGLAKAAKRTLLEKKYLKLGVVNVVLVGDKEIKRLNKKYRKVNRVTDVISFLENQKPLFGDIYIAKERSKRQALQYGHTWQEELMYLVIHGILHLFGNRDYLPAQRKKMFSKQDKIFKVLVN
- a CDS encoding hemolysin family protein yields the protein MLIFSGSVVIILLFLLSAFWSGSEIALTSLSKYRIKKIIALKKSLSGPLKQWLKSPYYLLTTILVGNTITNLTLSFFATVLVLHAFLPSDTSSNKLGIFGFITNREFLEFVVWISITFLLLIFGEVTPKIYCRSNPEKITFFALPVLSRIANIFIPLIWPVKQAIRLIFPKAELFPVGKMTALSMDETKELIREAGQSGMLAGETSQMLERVLKLGDFSIDKIMTTLDKVEAVNIDQSQERFLDLIVETGRSRVPVYHTSVNRIAGFIHTKDLLELWQGVSEIEIDDLIRPPYFVSKNKKIYDLMKELQSGRTHMAFVTDEMENLVGVVTLEDILEEIVGEILDEYDLKEKNEQ
- a CDS encoding hemolysin family protein; this translates as MNVLIVKLSLFCIFLLLVAFFSAIETALTSLSPLNLKNLKAKYPLIERQFLFWETRPNELLVTILIGINMAIIGSGVLSTSIAIDLSEKYSSFRHTILAAVPIISTILILVWCEIIPKIFSRYRSETVASFGITYLALFKKIFTPVSDLLLEIAKRIITYLTGQQSREIPFLRPEELKILLSLDDTPLSSPARKIMNNILDFGKTRISRVMIPREHIQAVNLEGDVNTVIKQIIEKGYSRVPVYRKDLDNIVGIIYSKDLNLSLRSGSLFLLEDLIRPVYFVPESARIDKVLREFKTGHQHLAVVVNEFGTMVGLATIEDLVEEIVGDIWDEYDIQEKTIFPLPDGFYILRANELLEKVNDELKLSLPSREFTTVSGWVLDLFGRIPKVGETITWGDVKLEIADATKKKITKVKIKKLS
- the recO gene encoding DNA repair protein RecO; the protein is MYQNSFGLILKASVLNEADKLLTIYTRQWGKIFAVAPGAKKIKAKYIGATEPIIETDFMFYFTSSTSRPKVTGAKILNSFPCLTKNWRRHFIAQYCAEICDKLTPLQSQNLSKYDLLHRSWKLLETADNPWRIYIAYALRFLKLSGYDFSEYIKKEDSYMTKDETEVIRHLSIFSGDDIDKNLSIEQEMEETLMKKIDNFIAYYLHHNLSTKKQWQKLIYA
- a CDS encoding glycine--tRNA ligase subunit alpha, with translation MTFQEIIMTLERFWAKQGCLIWQPYDLEKGAGTFNPATFLRCLGPEPWSVAYVEPSRRPADGRYGENPNRLQHYYQYQVLLKPAPSDIQAMYLDSLNVIGLNPKKHDIRFVEDDWESPTLGAWGLGWEVWLDGMEITQFTYFQQVGSIDLNPISVEITYGLERLCMYSQKKDNVYDIMWTPEVTYGKVHLEDEKQWSKYNFEEANVELLRKHFTEWEEEAKKLLDKDLVLPAYDAVMKCSHLFNLLEARGSISVTDRTAFIAKVRNLARGVAEKYIAQNSMQNAK
- the glyS gene encoding glycine--tRNA ligase subunit beta, translated to MTKDALLEIGTEEIPASYIEPAMEQLGETIKKSLELHQLPYQEIRSYATPRRLCVVIKKLNEKTQDRLEEYSGPMLTIAKDQNGAYTQAARGFASKYNVSVEKLIIKKKEKGEYVCIEKKIPGRKAEDLLKEVFPDAIKKLSFPKSMVWEESGFRFARPIRTVIALFANKVIKFSVAGVKSNNYTFGLHTISRKKITISTPERYETELRNNCVLMDQKKRRAELERVMENATKHMKGDVVVDQDLLREVNYLVEHPVAIVGTFDEKYLKLPQEVLINCMRKKQKFFPVINKKELTNHFIGIRNGISENQNVVKEGYERVLSARLSDAEFFFHQDTKRPLAEKAEKLKGVVFHDKLLGDRTMFGKINRVKKIASFLNDRLNDNVKVDGSRIERACMLLKADLVTEMVFEFPEMQGVIGRIYAEHDNEDKDVSQAVEEHYWPLVNDGKLPKTGLGTILALSDKLDTLTGYFSVGIQPSGSADPYGLRRLAAGILRILIEKQFPVRIKELIDILKSSGWQISQEVEKSIKDFLKLRIENIFETKGYKFDEVRSVLATEDDDLLDIQNRLEALKKIRKLPDFEPLATAFKRTANILKQAKKNNFEIPGTVDENLFKEEAEKKLFLSIYNLENNLKVSLDNKDYMAVLKQMVTIKPDVDEFFVKVMVMAEDISLRANRLAVLKYIENLFFKVLDFSQLQ